DNA from Alphaproteobacteria bacterium:
CAACTTCCGCGCATCCTGCTGGGCCAGTCCATGGGCTCGTTCATGGCCCAGCACTACTTCATCGAGCACGGCCATAGCATCGCCGCCGGTGTGCTTTCGGGCTCCGACTGGGGTGGTGGCGCCATGCTCTTGCTTGGGCTCGGCCTGGCCGCCGTGGAAACGCTGCGGCTCGGCCCCCGGGGCCGCAGCTTGCCCCTCACGGCGATCTCCTTCGGCGCCTTCAACAAGGGTATCGACAATCCCCGAACGCCCTTCGACTGGCTCTCGCGCGACGCCGAAGAGGTGCGGAAGTACATCGACGACGCGCGCTGCGGCTTCCTCTGCACCAACCGCATGTGGCACGACCTGCTGCAGGGCCTGCGTTTCATCGAAAACCGGGGCAACATGGCCCGTGTGCCAAAGCAGCTACCGATCTACGTCCTGGCCGGCAGCGAGGATCCCGTCAGCAACCGCACCAAAAGGCTGGATGCCCTGCTGGCGGCCTACCGCCGGCTCGGCCTGAGCGCCGTCAGCCACAAGTTCTACCCCGGCGGCCGCCACGAAATGTTCAACGAAACCAACCGCGCCGAGGTCATAGCCGAGCTCATCGCCTGGCTCGACGGCGTGATCGGTTAAGGCAGCGGCCAGCCAGCGAAATTTTCGCGCTTGAGCAATTCCAGGACACGGCCCAGCGCCCGGGCCGGGATGGCCAGACCGATCGGATCCGCGCCACCGTAAGTGGCCACGTGCATGGCCACCAGGCGATAGTGGTCGCCCTGACGCCACAACAGCGGCGAGCCCGAACGCCGTGCCCGGCAGCACAGCCGTGGGTCACCAAGCGGCCCTGGGCGACCGATCCAACGACCTGGCAGCTCCGGTCCGCCGAAAGCACGTGGGGCCGATCGAAACGGTAGCCCGCCTGCACCAACCGAGACCCCGCCGGGGCCGGCAAAATCTCCAGCCTGCCGACCAGAGCGCCAATGTCGCGTTCCAGGCTGAGGATGGCCCAGTCTCTGGACGGCGCGATCGGGCCGCCGTGCAGGCGCTGGATATCGCCACCAATAACGTATGAAGCGACCCGGGCATGGGCCAGATAGTCGCCGCGCTGATAGCCCGCCACGAAATGCAGTGAGGCCGGCCTGAGCCAGCCGCCGCGGCGCTTGTTGCGCAGGCAATGCGCCGCCGTTAGCACCGAGCGCAAACCGATCAGCGTGCCCGTGCAAAAGCCGCCGTATTCATTGTTGACGCGGCCCAGCGCGCTCCAGGGATAGGTGACCTCATCGACGTTCTGGCGACCATCGGCACTATAGCTGCCGGCCCCGGCCGGACCCGCGGTCAGCAACGCCAGCGCCAGAGATACGAGGGCGCGCAAAACCATGCCTTATCCTAGCACGGGGGCGCCGCCGTCATAAATCACCGTAAGCGGCCTTCAAGGCGGCCGGTACGCCGCCGAATTTCTCCTGCGATTCGGCCGTCGTGTAGCCCGCCACCAGGCCGCCGTCGACGACGATGTCCTGAGCCGTGATGAAACGGCTGTCGTCGCCGGCCAGGAAGAGCGCCGTGGCGGCGATGTCCTCGGACTTGCCGGCGCGCTGCAGCGGCACGATCTTGGCGAACTCGCGCTCCATGATGGGCAGCGCCGCCACGGCTTGCTCGTGATCGAGCTCGGTGCCGAAGGAAAAGATCGGCGTGGCGATGCAGGCCGGCGAGATCGAATTGACGCGAATGCCGGTGTGCGCCAGTTGCAACGCCGCCACCCGGGTGAGGTGCAGCACGGCGGCCTTGGCGATGCTGTAGAGCACCGGGCCGTGGCCGGTGCGGTGGCCGGCCGAGGAAGCGTTGTTGATGATCGAGCCCGACTTCTGCGCCTTCATGATGGGCACGGCGTGCTTGATGCCGAACAGCACGCCGCCCAACAGCACGCCGATCTCGTAGTCGAACTCGGCCCGGCTGATCTTGTCGATGCGGCTTTGGTGGGTAACCGCGCCGGCATTGTTGAAGAGGCAATCGAGGCGGCCGAACTCGGCCATCGTGAAGTCGATGGCGGCCTTGATCTGGTCGTCATCGCCGGCCTCCATGGCGATGAAACGGGCCGCCTGGCCCAATTCCGCGGCCAACGCCTGGCCGCGCTCGTGGGAACGCCCGGTCAGCACCACCTGGGCGCCCTCGGCCACGAAGCGGCGCGCCGTTTCGGCCCCCATGCCGCTTGTGGCGCCGGTGATCATGGCCACCCGGCCGGCCAGTTTGGACATGACCTCAGGCCTGACGGTCGAGGAAAGCCACCAGCGCCTGGTTGAATTCGTCGACGCTTTCGATGTTGCTGAGGTGGCGGGCGCCCTTGAGGATACAGAGCTCTGAGCCCTTGATCTGGTCGCGGATGACCTCATGGGCCGCCACCGGCGTGCCCTCGTCGTCGGAACCCACGATGATCTGGGTGGGCTTTTCGATGGCGGAAATCTGCTCGGTCAGGTCGAGCTGCGAGATGGCGTGGCAGCAACCGACGAAACCCAAAACCTCGGTGGCCAGGATCATCTGCCGCACGCCTTCGACCTGGGCCGGCTGGGCCGCCTTGAACTCGGGCGAGAACCAGCGATCCAGCGTGCCCTCAGCCAGCGCCGCCATGCCCTGGTTCTGGGCCGTGTCGATGCGTTCCTGCCACATCGGTCCGGCATCGGGCGGGATGCGGCTGGAAGTGTCGCAAAGCACCAGCGACTCGAGCCGCTCAGGCGCCCTCAGCGCCAGGGTCTGGCCGATCATGCCGCCCATCGAGAGGCCGACGAAATGCACCGGCCCGAGATCGAGGGCGTCGAGCAGGGCCTCGACGTCGTCGGACAGCATCTCCAGGCTGTAGGCCCCGGCCCGCGCCGTCGAGCCGCCGTGGCCGCGGGTGTCGAAGCGCAGCACTCGGTAGCGCCCGGCCAGCGCCGCGGCCTGGGCCTCCCACATGCTCAGGTCGGCCATCAGGGAATGGCTGAAAACCACCACCGACCCCTCCTCGGATCCTTCGAGCTCATAGTTGATGTCGATGCCGTTGACCTTGACCTGCATGGCTGCCTCCCCTGGCGTTGGCGTGATAGCCTTGCAACAAATCCCCCTGGCCGGGCAAAATCAAGCTGTCATATTGCGTCCCGGGGTTGGAAACTGGGACCCAAAGGAGGGGGCG
Protein-coding regions in this window:
- a CDS encoding alpha/beta fold hydrolase, producing MEAGDFIHTADDGAKIFVYRWWPEGEPRAVVQIAHGMAEHAARYAPLAAALVAAGYGVVANDHRGHGRSAKSDDDLGYFAGRDGWNLCISDLYALNRRLAAEHPQLPRILLGQSMGSFMAQHYFIEHGHSIAAGVLSGSDWGGGAMLLLGLGLAAVETLRLGPRGRSLPLTAISFGAFNKGIDNPRTPFDWLSRDAEEVRKYIDDARCGFLCTNRMWHDLLQGLRFIENRGNMARVPKQLPIYVLAGSEDPVSNRTKRLDALLAAYRRLGLSAVSHKFYPGGRHEMFNETNRAEVIAELIAWLDGVIG
- a CDS encoding trypsin-like serine protease; amino-acid sequence: MVLRALVSLALALLTAGPAGAGSYSADGRQNVDEVTYPWSALGRVNNEYGGFCTGTLIGLRSVLTAAHCLRNKRRGGWLRPASLHFVAGYQRGDYLAHARVASYVIGGDIQRLHGGPIAPSRDWAILSLERDIGALVGRLEILPAPAGSRLVQAGYRFDRPHVLSADRSCQVVGSVAQGRLVTHGCAAGHGVRARRCCGVRATTIAWWPCTWPLTVARIRSVWPSRPGRWAVSWNCSSAKISLAGRCLNRSRRRARR
- a CDS encoding glucose 1-dehydrogenase, with amino-acid sequence MSKLAGRVAMITGATSGMGAETARRFVAEGAQVVLTGRSHERGQALAAELGQAARFIAMEAGDDDQIKAAIDFTMAEFGRLDCLFNNAGAVTHQSRIDKISRAEFDYEIGVLLGGVLFGIKHAVPIMKAQKSGSIINNASSAGHRTGHGPVLYSIAKAAVLHLTRVAALQLAHTGIRVNSISPACIATPIFSFGTELDHEQAVAALPIMEREFAKIVPLQRAGKSEDIAATALFLAGDDSRFITAQDIVVDGGLVAGYTTAESQEKFGGVPAALKAAYGDL
- the pcaD gene encoding 3-oxoadipate enol-lactonase → MQVKVNGIDINYELEGSEEGSVVVFSHSLMADLSMWEAQAAALAGRYRVLRFDTRGHGGSTARAGAYSLEMLSDDVEALLDALDLGPVHFVGLSMGGMIGQTLALRAPERLESLVLCDTSSRIPPDAGPMWQERIDTAQNQGMAALAEGTLDRWFSPEFKAAQPAQVEGVRQMILATEVLGFVGCCHAISQLDLTEQISAIEKPTQIIVGSDDEGTPVAAHEVIRDQIKGSELCILKGARHLSNIESVDEFNQALVAFLDRQA